The following proteins are encoded in a genomic region of Syntrophorhabdaceae bacterium:
- a CDS encoding lipocalin-like domain-containing protein — MKIRHNLAARFAVFLVFTFLCSLYTPGTLVAREWKQASELRLWSFPRDHGSHGEYRTEWWYFTGNLTNSQGNRYGYQLTFFRYGLALGSKNASKPWSVRDIYLAHFAITDVTNGTFRYRDRVSRKGPGLAGSAGDAMNVHVLNWSALMRDGRIILKAAHDGMELALSLTPAKPLVLHGRQGLSRKGPLPGQASYYYSFTDLRTEGTLRSPGMKGPVAVRGISWFDQEFGSNQLSQEQAGWDWFALHLSDGRDLMVYYLRKKDGTMEKESSGTLVEPDSASRHLTLSAIDTTILAYWKSVKTAGRYPAAWRIRVPAAAIDVTIAPLVADQELVNTASTGITYWEGAVDGKGTSQGKEVTVEGYVELTGYAGTLGGKF; from the coding sequence ATGAAGATCCGGCACAACCTTGCCGCCAGATTCGCTGTTTTCCTTGTTTTCACCTTTCTGTGCTCCCTCTATACCCCCGGGACTTTGGTCGCGCGGGAGTGGAAACAGGCTTCGGAATTGCGGCTTTGGTCCTTTCCCCGCGACCACGGAAGCCATGGGGAATACAGGACCGAATGGTGGTATTTCACCGGAAACCTGACCAACAGCCAGGGAAACAGATACGGGTACCAACTCACCTTTTTTCGCTACGGCCTGGCGCTGGGATCCAAAAACGCCTCCAAACCCTGGTCCGTGCGGGACATCTACCTCGCCCATTTTGCCATTACCGATGTTACGAATGGAACCTTCCGCTACCGTGACCGCGTCTCACGGAAGGGGCCTGGCCTCGCCGGGTCAGCCGGTGATGCCATGAACGTCCATGTCCTCAACTGGTCCGCCCTCATGAGAGATGGCCGGATCATCCTCAAGGCCGCCCATGACGGCATGGAACTTGCGCTCAGTCTCACGCCCGCCAAGCCCCTTGTCCTCCATGGCCGGCAGGGACTCAGCAGGAAGGGCCCGCTGCCGGGTCAGGCCTCATATTACTATTCTTTCACGGACCTGAGGACGGAAGGCACCCTCAGGAGCCCGGGCATGAAAGGCCCTGTCGCGGTACGGGGAATAAGCTGGTTCGACCAGGAATTCGGTTCCAACCAGCTGTCACAGGAGCAGGCGGGCTGGGATTGGTTTGCGCTGCACCTCAGCGACGGCCGTGACCTGATGGTGTATTACCTGAGGAAAAAGGACGGCACCATGGAGAAGGAATCATCGGGAACCCTCGTGGAACCCGACAGCGCCTCGCGTCATCTCACACTCTCAGCCATAGACACAACCATCCTCGCCTATTGGAAAAGCGTCAAAACGGCCGGGCGATATCCGGCGGCCTGGCGCATCCGGGTCCCCGCTGCCGCCATCGATGTCACCATTGCTCCCCTCGTCGCGGACCAGGAACTTGTCAATACGGCATCGACGGGCATCACGTACTGGGAAGGAGCCGTCGACGGGAAGGGAACGTCACAGGGGAAAGAGGTGACCGTCGAAGGATATGTCGAGCTCACCGGCTACGCCGGCACGCTGGGAGGTAAGTTCTAG
- a CDS encoding FtsX-like permease family protein — protein sequence MTGVIRSFLRYLVRRKSLSILQLLGIALGVAAAVGMTLASRSALESLGNAVDFLRGDTTHTIARPAGPMDEGLLSGLMGDPAVKHFAPVIDRRVRLEGGKQVRMLGVDPFLDKDLRTITAQIAASASDNKGEGVFSSFLFDAGAVLVDESIAKDLNLSPGGTLTTLQGPLKVVHIFRNPSGEPLIIIDLGHAQEFFRMRGYVDRADLVVTDEEALRRRWATGFTIESNTEKAQTLSALLGAFKLNLQALSLFALFVGIFLIYNTAMFAVVSRRKDAGILLSVGASREQVAGAFLVEVLLLGALGGALGGALGYLLSTFLVQVVGNTISTLYFFLRPSALPWSSWNLAGGVFLGCTASIVGCLPPLVELRRVQPVHVLRGRTATRGASKKMKTIAVAGGVCLALALALFGLSFLHVYVGFAGAFVFLLGASLFAGFVIILAVPGMKRLFSSVMGLAGRIAIGNIRENLGRTSVAVAAFMIALSMSIGLASMIDSFRHSLVWWMNGQLRGDLYISTKADVNVPEELYEELKMIPGIGGIDVFRNVPITFRGKPASITSIDASVLQRYDRFGWLDGGDGSWEQVKRGDVIISESFSRRFKVGRGDRITIEAVHGPAELLVAAVYYDYASEHGVIMMDRSIYLRLFRDRTINSLGVFIDKGNSDHARIIEEVKHKARSYGLPFATREEFHGRILDVFDSTFAVTRSMRVLAVIVAFFGIAGALMTLFVERQKEFGVYRALGFTLGDVARMTVAEGLGLGLISFFMSTVVGTVFALILIKVINLQSFNWTIFYHFTARPYVVAALTALTASAAACAYPVWSVIRRYPVMQIRED from the coding sequence TTGACAGGCGTCATCCGGTCATTCCTGCGCTACCTGGTGCGGCGAAAGAGCCTCAGTATACTCCAGCTTCTCGGCATCGCACTGGGTGTGGCTGCTGCGGTGGGGATGACGCTGGCCTCCCGCTCCGCCCTTGAGAGCCTGGGGAACGCCGTCGACTTCCTCAGGGGAGACACCACCCACACCATTGCACGCCCGGCGGGACCCATGGACGAAGGACTGCTCTCGGGACTTATGGGCGACCCCGCTGTCAAGCATTTCGCTCCCGTCATCGACCGGAGGGTCAGGCTGGAGGGAGGCAAGCAGGTCCGCATGCTTGGCGTCGACCCTTTTCTTGACAAGGACCTCCGTACGATCACGGCCCAGATAGCCGCGTCTGCCAGCGATAATAAAGGAGAAGGGGTCTTTTCATCCTTCCTTTTCGATGCCGGGGCGGTTCTTGTCGATGAGAGCATAGCGAAGGATCTGAACCTTTCACCGGGAGGCACCCTCACGACCTTGCAGGGGCCCCTGAAGGTCGTTCACATCTTTCGCAATCCCTCCGGCGAGCCTCTCATAATCATCGACTTAGGGCATGCTCAGGAGTTCTTCCGCATGAGAGGGTACGTCGACCGTGCCGACCTTGTCGTCACCGACGAAGAGGCCCTCCGGCGGCGATGGGCCACGGGTTTCACCATCGAATCCAACACCGAGAAGGCTCAAACCCTGTCGGCCCTTCTTGGCGCCTTCAAGCTGAATCTTCAGGCGCTATCCCTCTTCGCCCTCTTTGTGGGCATCTTCCTCATATACAACACGGCCATGTTCGCTGTGGTAAGCAGGCGCAAGGATGCCGGCATCCTTCTTTCTGTTGGCGCATCCAGGGAACAGGTGGCTGGCGCCTTTCTTGTCGAGGTCCTTCTCCTCGGAGCCCTCGGGGGAGCCCTCGGGGGAGCCCTCGGCTACCTCCTGAGCACATTTCTCGTGCAGGTCGTAGGCAATACCATAAGCACCCTCTACTTCTTTCTGAGACCTTCCGCGCTTCCCTGGTCTTCCTGGAACCTGGCGGGAGGGGTCTTCCTCGGCTGCACGGCAAGCATCGTGGGCTGTCTGCCGCCCCTTGTGGAACTCCGCCGCGTCCAGCCCGTGCACGTCCTCAGGGGAAGGACGGCGACCCGTGGCGCATCGAAAAAAATGAAGACCATCGCCGTGGCGGGAGGGGTCTGCCTGGCCCTGGCGCTTGCCCTTTTCGGGCTCTCTTTTCTCCATGTATATGTCGGTTTTGCCGGTGCCTTCGTCTTTCTTCTCGGCGCAAGTCTTTTCGCGGGCTTTGTCATCATCCTCGCGGTTCCCGGAATGAAGCGTCTTTTCTCCTCGGTCATGGGACTCGCCGGCCGGATAGCCATCGGGAACATCAGAGAGAACCTGGGGAGGACATCCGTTGCCGTTGCTGCCTTCATGATCGCTTTATCCATGTCCATCGGCCTCGCATCCATGATCGACAGCTTTCGCCACTCCCTCGTGTGGTGGATGAACGGCCAGCTTCGGGGCGACCTGTACATCTCGACAAAGGCTGACGTGAACGTACCGGAAGAGCTTTATGAGGAACTGAAAATGATACCGGGTATCGGCGGCATCGATGTTTTCCGCAACGTCCCGATAACCTTCAGGGGTAAACCGGCCTCGATCACCTCCATAGACGCCTCTGTTCTCCAGCGATATGATCGGTTCGGCTGGCTCGATGGAGGGGACGGGAGCTGGGAACAGGTGAAGCGGGGCGATGTCATCATCTCCGAGAGTTTCTCCCGGAGATTCAAGGTTGGACGGGGAGACCGGATCACCATTGAAGCGGTTCACGGCCCGGCGGAGCTTCTCGTTGCTGCCGTTTACTACGATTATGCTTCGGAACACGGGGTGATCATGATGGACCGTTCCATCTATCTGAGACTCTTTCGCGACAGGACCATAAACAGTCTGGGTGTCTTTATCGACAAAGGGAATTCCGATCACGCAAGGATCATCGAGGAGGTAAAACACAAAGCGCGATCCTATGGCCTTCCCTTTGCGACCCGTGAAGAGTTCCACGGGAGGATACTTGATGTTTTCGACAGCACCTTTGCCGTCACGCGGTCAATGCGCGTTCTCGCTGTCATTGTGGCTTTTTTCGGCATAGCCGGGGCGCTTATGACGCTTTTTGTCGAACGACAGAAGGAGTTCGGCGTCTACCGCGCCCTGGGGTTCACCCTCGGTGATGTCGCACGCATGACCGTTGCGGAAGGCCTGGGGCTGGGACTCATAAGTTTTTTCATGAGCACCGTCGTGGGGACCGTCTTCGCGCTTATCCTCATCAAGGTCATCAACCTTCAAAGCTTCAACTGGACCATCTTCTACCATTTTACCGCACGCCCATACGTGGTCGCGGCGCTCACGGCACTCACAGCCAGCGCGGCCGCCTGTGCATACCCGGTGTGGTCAGTGATCCGCAGGTACCCGGTCATGCAGATCAGGGAGGACTGA